AGGTCCACAAACAGCGCCTCACAGATCTCGTGATTTTCTGAAGAGCCCTGCCAGAACCCCAAGGCCTTCTTCTCCCCACCCTGGTCCACCCCCAGGGCGACGAGAAACGCCTCGCCCCCTCGGTGGATGGTGTCGAGGAAGAGGGCAAATGGCGTGACGTCGGCCAGAGATCGTTGTTGGAACGCCTTCAGTTTCGTCGCGGTCAGCTCCACGAGCTTGCGAGAGACCGAGGAGGCGGACACGCCGAACGCCCCTGCGGCCTCGATCACGGTGTCCGCGTAGCGCTGCGCCGACACGCCTCGGAGAATCTTCGCCAACAGTTCCTCCGAAAATGCCCCCGGCGCACGCATCCGGGCATAGGACTGCAGGGTCAGCTCTCCCTGCGTCACGTGCCGCAAGCGGGGGCGCGTCACCTTGACCTTCTGGTCTCCCAGGAAGATCGAGCCGTCCTCATGCGCCCACTTTTGAAGAGCAGGGTCCGTCGGATGGTAGTCCGGTCCCGCGATCTCCTCGCGCTCCATCAGCATGATACTCTCACCCACCATCCGTCCCATCTCCAGCATCACCGCATCCAACGCTTGTTTCCCGGAGTGAATGACACGGACCAGGGTCCCCAGCATTCGGTCCTCACCCGTCATCGCTCGCAATCCTGCCAACACCTGTTTCCGTTGTCTGGTCTCCCGCCTCATCGGTGGCTCCTTTCCTGTGTGCCCGTAGAGTATTCCACGGCAGGAGCCCCTCATTCAAAATTCAACGGACTTCAATATAACTCCAAAATGGACGGTAAAGGGGTGACGCATACATCCCGGAATTTCCGAAATGAAGTCCAAACCCCAGCCCCAGCCCGAGGGGATAGCCATAGGAGTATGGATAGGGATAGGGAAGTGGGACAATGCTTGTGGCGGGCCGCTCAACCAGCTGCCGTTGCAAATTGGCCGTCGCGGTTGACTGTCGATCGAGCTGGCTCTTGAGTTGACTGACTGTCCCGTCTTGGGCTTGGAGTTTCCCTTCAAGCTCAGCGATTTTCTTCTGCTGTGCTTCCATATAGGCGTTTACACAACGAGTCTGCGCGTCGCCTGTGTAGGTAGAGCACTCCCATGGTATTTGGAGGATTTCCGCTATGGATGGGACGGGGAAGAGGACGCAGGGGACAGTCCCCACCAAGAGCCAGACTCGCGACCACCGATCTCGGATGGTCTTCCGCTTCATGCTCCCCCTCCAACTACGGCTATGTGAGAGCGTACCATGCGAATTGTTTCTTAACCAGAGTGGGTTCTCTTCGTCAACGCCCCAGCTGACGCCCATCGTTATGCCCACGAAGCAGATCACATCACACTCGACAGTCGTTTGTTGACAGATGCCCGTGATTTCCGATAAAGTTTCCCCCTTTGATTGGCTTCCCCGGTAGTGTGTGCAGTAAATGGGGGGTGGCTTACAAAGGCCACCATCGCTCACCGCACAAGAACCACTAGAGAATCCAGTACCTTAAGAGAAAAACGAGAAGACGGCGCGGGATAAGTTCGAATGAACAGAGAACTAAAAATTTTCTCTGGCAACGCCAATCTTTCGCTTGCCCAAGAGATCGCGGTGTACTTGGGACAGAGATTAGGCGAAGCGACGGTTTCGTCGTTCAGTGATGGAGAAATCCGGGTCAAAATTGACGAAAATGTCCGCGGCGCGGATGTGTTCGTTGTGCAGTCCTGTTGCCAACCGGTCAATGATTCTTTGATGGAGTTATTGATCATCATCGACGCGTTGAAACGTTCGTCGGCCAATCGCATCACCGCCGTCGTGCCCTATTTTGGGTATGCGCGTCAGGACCGCAAGGATCAGCCGCGTGTTCCCATCACGGCGAAACTCGTCGCCGATTTAATTACGACTGCCGGAGCGGATCGTGTGCTCTCAATGGATCTTCACGCCGGGCAGATTCAAGGATTTTTCAACGTCCCGGTCGATCACTTGTACGCCCTTCCGGTGTTGCTGGAGTACATTGTGAAGAAAAAAATCACGGATCTGGTCGTCGTCTCGCCCGATGCAGGGGGCGTGGAGCGGGCCAGGGCGTTTGCCAAGCGCCTTCAGGCGAACCTGGCGATCATCGACAAGCGACGTGAAGGCCCGAATCAAGCGCAAATCATGAACATCATCGGGGATGTGCAAGGGAAAAGCGTGTTGCTCCTCGATGACATGATCGACACGGCGGGCACCATCGTTCAGGGAGCTCAAGCTTGTCTCGATCATGGGGCTCGAGACGTGATCACGGCCTGCACGCATGCGGTGCTGTCCGGGCCGGCGCTGGAACGGTTACAGACGTCCTGTCTGTCCCAAGTGGTGGTGACCAACACAATTCCGCTGCGAGGGAAAGAGTTGGCCTGTCCGAAGTTGCATCAGTTGTCGGTGGCGCCTCTCTTAGGCGAAGCCATCAGACGGATCCATGAAGACGAGTCGGTGAGTTCATTATTTGCGTAACCCGGCCGGGACCGGGACTTGCGCGAGCAGTCGAGGAGACGGAGGAAGATCATGAAATTCGATTTAACAGTGGCCGTGAGAGAACAAGCGGGCAAGGGAGCTGCACGGTCGATGCGGCGGGCAGGGAAAATTCCG
This genomic window from Candidatus Nitrospira nitrificans contains:
- a CDS encoding ribose-phosphate diphosphokinase, which codes for MNRELKIFSGNANLSLAQEIAVYLGQRLGEATVSSFSDGEIRVKIDENVRGADVFVVQSCCQPVNDSLMELLIIIDALKRSSANRITAVVPYFGYARQDRKDQPRVPITAKLVADLITTAGADRVLSMDLHAGQIQGFFNVPVDHLYALPVLLEYIVKKKITDLVVVSPDAGGVERARAFAKRLQANLAIIDKRREGPNQAQIMNIIGDVQGKSVLLLDDMIDTAGTIVQGAQACLDHGARDVITACTHAVLSGPALERLQTSCLSQVVVTNTIPLRGKELACPKLHQLSVAPLLGEAIRRIHEDESVSSLFA
- a CDS encoding IS256 family transposase, translating into MRRETRQRKQVLAGLRAMTGEDRMLGTLVRVIHSGKQALDAVMLEMGRMVGESIMLMEREEIAGPDYHPTDPALQKWAHEDGSIFLGDQKVKVTRPRLRHVTQGELTLQSYARMRAPGAFSEELLAKILRGVSAQRYADTVIEAAGAFGVSASSVSRKLVELTATKLKAFQQRSLADVTPFALFLDTIHRGGEAFLVALGVDQGGEKKALGFWQGSSENHEICEALFVDLERRGLVLSRRILFVTDGGSGLIKALRARFGKKLVHQRCAIHKSRNLQRHLAKPYRAEAHRRLMTALEQTSYADARRMLQELEAWLRTKNESAATSLREAFEELLTLHRLKVPPLLRKTLISTNPIESMFSLVRHSERNLKRIRGSVMLQRWLGTVLLCCEQRFRKVKGYAEITQIRATIETEQTEAASVPSKKAA